From Mesorhizobium sp. Pch-S:
TGGTCGAAGATGCCGACTTTTTCGCGTACATGCCGGTGCTCGTCGCCGACCGGTTCGAACCAGTTCTGCCGACCCATCGAATAGATGTCTTTGGCCTCCGCCCCAGCCGGAGCGAACCAGTTCGGTCGCTCCCAGCCGAGCTTGGAGCCGAAGACGGCGTTGTATTTGTGCAGGCGCTGGTAGAGCGGCGAGACGATGCGCGGCCGGCCGCTGTCATATTCCTCATGCGGGAAGGCGACGGTGTAGTGCTTGCCATAGGCTTCGAGCGTGCGGTCGCAAACCCATTGCCGGTCGCGATGCAGATCGGAGAAGCGGCGGATGTCGACAACCCAGAGGTCGAGCGGGGCCTCGCCGTCGACCACCCATTTCGCCAGCACCCAGCCGGCGCCGCCGCCCGAGGCGATGCCGAAGGCATTGAAGCCGGCACCGACAAACATGTTCGAACACTCGGGCGCCATGCCGAGGATGAAGTTGCCGTCCGGCGTGAAGCTCTCCGGGCCGTTGATCATCTGCTTGACGCCGACGGTTTCGAGCGCCGGCACCCGCGCGATGGCCTGCGTCATGTGCTGTTCGAAATGGTCATAGTCATCGTCGAACAGGCGGAACTCCCACTCGTTCGGCACGTCGCCACCGGGCAGGCCGGTCTCCCAGGCCTGCGGGTCCGGCTCGTAGCCGCCCATGACCAAACCGCCGACCTCTTCCTTGAAATAGGTGCGGCGATCAGGGTCACGGATGGTGGGCGCGTCCGTGGCGAGGCCCGGTATCTTCTCGGTGATGATGTACTGATGCTTGACCGGCTGCAGCGGCACGTTGATGCCGGCCATGGCGCCGACCTGCCTCGCCCACTGGCCGGCGCAATTGACCACTTTCTCGCAGGCGATGTCGCCCTGATCGGTCTTCACCGCGACGATGCGGCCGTCCTTGATGTCGAAACCGGTGACGCGGACCTTCTCGAACAACCGGGCGCCATGCATGCGTGCACCCTTGGCGAGCGACTGGGTGATGTCGGATGGACTTGCTTGGCCATCGGTCGGCAGCCAGCTGGCGCCGACCAGATCGCCGGTCTCCATCAGCGGCCACATCGCCTTCACCTCGGCCGGCGACAGCAGGTGCATGTCCATGCCGAAGCTGCGCGCCGTGGTGGCAAGACGTTTGAACTCGGTCCAGCGATCCTGGTTGGTGGCAAGGCGCAAACAGCCGGTCATCTTCCAGCCGGTGGCGAGCCCGGTCTCGGCCTCCAGCCCCTTGTAGAGTTCGACCGAATATTTGAGCACGCGGGTGATCGAAGCCGACGAGCGCAGCTGCCCGACCAGACCCGCCGCATGCCAGGTCGAGCCGGAGGTGATGGCGCCCTGTTCGAGCAGGATCACGTCAGCCTTGTGGTCACGTGCCAGGTGGTAAGCGGTGGAACAGCCGATGATGCCGCCGCCGATGACGACGATCTCGGCGTGACTTGGCAAGGTCATGACAGGATTTTTCCGTATCTAGAGCTGTAGCTTTCGAGCGCCGCATCGAGGCGAGCGAGGTTCTCGGTGGTGTAGGCGACATAGTCGACGCCTGGCGCGTCGAGATGCAGTTCGGAGACCATGCTCCACATCGCCTCGCGCAACAGCGACGCACACTGCATGGCGGCAAAGGAACGGCGCATCGCCGCATCCGGTGCGTCATCGAGATAGACGCCAAGCAGCGCATCCGCTTCCGCATCCGTCATGCCGGAGTTGGATGCGATGCCAGCGATGTCGAACATCGCCGTGCCGAAGCCGGCATATTCGAAATCGATCAGCCAGAGCTTGTCGCCGTCGTCGAGAAAATTGGCCGGCAACAGATCGTTGTGGCCGAACACGATCGGCAGCGGCGCCTGCACGGCCTCCAGCCGATCGGCCAGCGCGAGGTAGAGCGGCAGCACCGGCATCATGCGGCTTTTGCCGGCGCTCAGCGTACGGGCATAATCGCGGATGACATGGAACACCCAGAACATGAAGCCGGGACCGGAAACATGTTCCGGCATACGCTGGTGGAAGCTTCGCATCAGCGTGGCGATGCGCTCGGCGTTGGCACGCACGTCGTCCGGCCCATAGGTCTTCGCACCCAGGAACTGCGTGACCATGGCGCCAGGCTCGGCATATTCGACCGCAGGCCCGAACCCGGCGACCGCGGCGGCCTGCGCCGTCATCAGCTCGCGCTCGCGCAGCACGTGGTGAAAGGGATAATCGCGCCCGAGCCGGACAACATGCCGGCCCGCGGCATCCGTCACCAGGAAGTTCTCGTTGCTCAGCCCCCCCGACAAGGCAGCGACATCAACGCTTCCCTTCCAGCACGGCAGGCGGCGAATGCGATCCTCGCTCGTCACGTCTTCTCCCATTCGACCGGTGTGCCTTTCTGTCGAAGGTCTTTCACCAGGTCCAACCGCATCTCCTCGCCTTCAAGGTCGAACGGCAAGACCAGATTGTCAACGCAATTCTGTGGTTTTTTCTGTTTTAATGACCGTTTATGTTGTTTTCGATCTAGCAAAGTCCTACAAATCAGTCATCCACATGCCAAACTACAGGCAACTCGGTGAACCATTCCAAGCGGCACGGCGAAATCCTGCGCCTCCTGAAAGAGGAGGGCACGGTCACCATTGCCGATCTGGCCCAGCGGTTGGATGTCTCGCTGGAGACCGTGCGCCGCGATGTGAAGCCGCTGACCGAGGACGGTTCGGTGCTGAAGATGCACGGCGCCATCAGCCTGCCCGGCATCATCGGGGAAGCGCCGTTCGAGCGACGCATGCGGGACAATGCCGATGCCAAGCGCATGATCGCGCGCATGGTGGCGGCGACGATCCGCGACGGGGAATCGATCATGCTGGACTGCGGCACCACCACCAGCTTCCTCGCCCGGGAGCTGCTGGGCCATCACCGGCTCACCGTGGTTACCAACTCCTCCGACATCGCCCGCACGCTGGCCACCGCCAACGGCAACCGCGTCTATATGGCCGGCGGTGAGCTGCGCAGCGATTCCGGTGCGGCATTCGGCGTCTCGGCGATCGATTTCGTCGGCCGCTTCAGCGTCGACCACGCCATCATTTCGGCGGGCGCCATCGATGCGGCAGGCGGCGTCATGGATTTCGACCTGGAAGAAGCCGAATTCGCGGCCACCGTGTTGTCGCGCGGCCAGCGTTCCGTCGTCATCACCGACCAAGCAAGTTCGGCCGCCAGGGCCTCGTGCGGGTATGCGGCTTTTCAGGCTTCTCCGAACTCGCCACCGACAGGACGCCGCCGGCCGATATCGTGACCGCCCTGGAAACGGCCGGCGCGCGCCTGCATGTCGCCGGCTGACACGATCCTTATCTTTTCTTGATGCCTGGCTGAGCTATTCCCAATCGATATTTGACCGACATCGGGAGCATTTTCCGCACTTCCTGAACTGCGGAGAAGCATCGTGCTCGACCTCGCCTACCTTGCCCTTGGCATAGGATCCTTCCTGATTTTCGCGCTCTATGCGCGTGCGCTGACCCGGCTTTGAGCGAGGAGATCCTGATGGAAGCCTTACTCGGCCTCGCCGTTGCCGCAGCCCTTGGCGTCTACCTTCTGGTGACGCTGCTGCGGCCTGAAAAATTCTAAGAAAAGAGTTCCGCTATGTCTTTGATCGGATGGCTGCAGATCGGCCTGCTTTTTCTCGTCACATTTTTGCTGATCAAGCCGCTCGGCTTGTTCATGGCAAAAGTCTTTTCCAATGAACGAACCTTCCTGTCGCCGGTGCTCGGCCCCGTCGAGCGCGGCTTCTATGCGCTGGCCGGCGTCGACCCGAAGAAGGAGCAAGGCTGGCTGGCATATGCATTTTCGATGATCGCCTTCAGCATCGCCGGCCTGGTGGTGCTCTACGCCATCCA
This genomic window contains:
- a CDS encoding FAD-dependent oxidoreductase, with translation MTLPSHAEIVVIGGGIIGCSTAYHLARDHKADVILLEQGAITSGSTWHAAGLVGQLRSSASITRVLKYSVELYKGLEAETGLATGWKMTGCLRLATNQDRWTEFKRLATTARSFGMDMHLLSPAEVKAMWPLMETGDLVGASWLPTDGQASPSDITQSLAKGARMHGARLFEKVRVTGFDIKDGRIVAVKTDQGDIACEKVVNCAGQWARQVGAMAGINVPLQPVKHQYIITEKIPGLATDAPTIRDPDRRTYFKEEVGGLVMGGYEPDPQAWETGLPGGDVPNEWEFRLFDDDYDHFEQHMTQAIARVPALETVGVKQMINGPESFTPDGNFILGMAPECSNMFVGAGFNAFGIASGGGAGWVLAKWVVDGEAPLDLWVVDIRRFSDLHRDRQWVCDRTLEAYGKHYTVAFPHEEYDSGRPRIVSPLYQRLHKYNAVFGSKLGWERPNWFAPAGAEAKDIYSMGRQNWFEPVGDEHRHVREKVGIFDQSSFAKYELSGRDAGKALDWICANDVAKPAGRLTYTQLLNTRGGIEADLTVARLADDKFYIVTGTGFRTHDLAWIRDHIGSGLDVDVADVTEAFGTLSLMGPQARAVLEKVTRADVSNAAFPFGHVREIAIAGHAVRALRVTYVGELGWELHVPIAATGEVFDALMQAGKEQDIRPVGYRALESLRLEKGYRAWGSDITPNDTPFEAGLGWAVKLKKETDFVGRAALQKLAGQPLVKRFAGFTVDDPEVVLLGRETILRNGEPVGYLTSGGYGYTVAGNIGYGYVRNAAGVGDSYLRDGNYQLVVATQTVPARLHTEPLFDPAGQRVKG
- a CDS encoding choline/ethanolamine kinase family protein, with the protein product MTSEDRIRRLPCWKGSVDVAALSGGLSNENFLVTDAAGRHVVRLGRDYPFHHVLRERELMTAQAAAVAGFGPAVEYAEPGAMVTQFLGAKTYGPDDVRANAERIATLMRSFHQRMPEHVSGPGFMFWVFHVIRDYARTLSAGKSRMMPVLPLYLALADRLEAVQAPLPIVFGHNDLLPANFLDDGDKLWLIDFEYAGFGTAMFDIAGIASNSGMTDAEADALLGVYLDDAPDAAMRRSFAAMQCASLLREAMWSMVSELHLDAPGVDYVAYTTENLARLDAALESYSSRYGKILS
- the kdpF gene encoding K(+)-transporting ATPase subunit F; its protein translation is MSEEILMEALLGLAVAAALGVYLLVTLLRPEKF